AAAAGAATATTACGCCGGATGTGATAATCATGACGATAGATCAGCCAGCGAGATAGTTTCGGTGTAATTAGCAAAACCAGAAACAAAAAAAATGGAACAAAAAGCTGATACTGGGTATCTGGTTCAGTGTAATGAAAGACGACCAGAACCACAGACAGCATGATGTATCCCATCATGCGATGGAAATACTCAAACTGATGGGGTTCTTTTTGAATCCAGTCGTCTAATTGCACTCACTCACTTCCTGAAGTCCGCAACTGTTCATGGTTCTCGGAATGCCTTGGCTGATTAGTCCATGCGCCAGTCAAATGGCATGTCTCCCTGACCACGTAAAGCCAGCATTAAGGTTTGACGCATATGTGCCAATACTTCACTGCTATAAGGAACAGCAGGTGTACCCCAAACAGGCTTCGGCCATACAACGTCGTTCTGATAACGAACTACATGATGAAAATGCAATTGCGGCACCATATTACCCAGCGCTGCTACATTCATTTTATCTGCACGGAAAACACGTGCCAGCTGGCTTGATAACCAGCTTGACTCTCTTAAAAACTGCTCTTGGTCAGCTTGACTCAATTCATATAATTCAGAGACACCCGGCACACGTGGAATCAGAATGAGCCAGGGAAATTGCATATCATTCATCAAACGACATGTTGACAAAGGAAAGTCGCCTACAAAAAACGTATCTTGAGCAAGTTGTGGATGCAAACTAAACATATCTTTATAAATGATGCAAAATTAGAATGATGGCTAATACTAACATATCCAACTGAAGCTGAATATTGAAAGCAATGTGTTTAAAGACAAATTCTCATGATTTGTTGCGAAGCACATCACAACAATTACTGTAAACAATTCATTAAAAAATCAAGCCTGTTGTTCCTGCAAACTTCATTGGAAAATGAAATCCAAACTGAATTTTCAGGCTGATTTAATCGAATAAAATCAGTGCAATTCTTTAAGCAGACTGTCCAGTAAATCCTGTATAAACTGAATCCGCTTTTGATAGTCTTCCAGCATGACCATGACTTTTAGACGTTGACCGCCATCCATCCGAAAATAGGTCGGATGTTTCTGCATCATCTGGATAATCGTCATGGCTTGAACCGGAGTATCCGGTGCAAATTCAATATGCCCACCCTGACTGCTGATATCAATTTTAGTAATACCAAGCTGCTCGGCTTTCAATCGAATCTGATGTACAGCAAAGAGCTGTTTGACCGGTTGCGGCGGTATACCAAAACGATCAATCAATTCCATCCGGATATTATCCAGCTTTTCCTGGGTATCGGTATTACTGATGCGTTTATAGAACAACAGACGTTGATGCACATCACCCAGATATTCATCCGGAATCAGTGCTGGCATATGCAGGGTAATTTCGGCAGTCAATGACAATGGTGCGTCGAAGTTTGGCGTTTTACCTTTTTGAATGGCTTTGGTGGCTTTTTCCAGCATTTCCATATACAGGCTATAACCAATCGCCTGCATCGAACCACTCTGCTGTTCACCGAGTAATTCACCTGCGCCGCGAATTTCCAGAT
The nucleotide sequence above comes from Acinetobacter lwoffii. Encoded proteins:
- a CDS encoding HIT domain-containing protein — translated: MFSLHPQLAQDTFFVGDFPLSTCRLMNDMQFPWLILIPRVPGVSELYELSQADQEQFLRESSWLSSQLARVFRADKMNVAALGNMVPQLHFHHVVRYQNDVVWPKPVWGTPAVPYSSEVLAHMRQTLMLALRGQGDMPFDWRMD